The following proteins come from a genomic window of Vallitaleaceae bacterium 9-2:
- a CDS encoding aldehyde dehydrogenase EutE translates to MQISEKEIQQLVSQIVRQTMGQEKQAIDVSPSSGEYKASSIQGHQIGVYEKMEDAIEAAKKANQHYSQYSIKDRQRFIDGIKKWTLKEKYDLAKRVVEETGLGNYEDKIRKHELAARTPGTELLETKAQSGDTGLAIIEEAPFGVIGATTPVTNPSETVISNTIAMLAAGNTVVFNVHPSSKRVCAYTVSQINQLIVELGGPKNLITMVKDPTMESLSVLASCPMVNMLVGTGGPGLVKALLKSGKKAIGAGAGNPPVVVDETANIKKAAIDIITGHSFDNNIVCILEKEVFVVDEVANELIETMVQEGAMLIKGDTIKALQELITYEDQEGAHVRKEWVGKDAHTYLDALNISYDQKPKCIICETTFEHPFVQLELLMPVLPIVRVDNFKKGVEYAVKAEHGNRHTAICHSQNIDNITYYAKAINTTIFVKNAPSLAGIGVDSESVVSFTIAGPTGEGITTAKNFTRARHCVLVDGFRII, encoded by the coding sequence ATGCAAATTAGTGAAAAAGAAATACAGCAACTGGTCAGTCAAATTGTTCGACAAACGATGGGGCAAGAAAAACAAGCAATTGATGTGAGCCCATCAAGTGGAGAATATAAAGCATCATCTATTCAAGGACATCAAATCGGTGTATATGAAAAAATGGAAGATGCCATTGAAGCGGCAAAAAAAGCTAACCAACACTATAGCCAATACAGCATCAAGGATCGACAACGCTTTATCGATGGAATAAAAAAATGGACCTTAAAGGAAAAATACGACCTAGCGAAACGGGTTGTTGAAGAAACCGGACTTGGAAACTACGAAGATAAGATCAGAAAACATGAGCTTGCAGCAAGAACACCAGGGACTGAACTCTTAGAGACCAAGGCGCAAAGCGGGGACACAGGACTTGCTATTATTGAAGAGGCGCCTTTTGGTGTCATCGGAGCAACTACACCGGTAACCAACCCTTCTGAGACAGTCATTAGCAATACGATAGCCATGTTGGCAGCGGGAAATACAGTTGTTTTTAATGTGCATCCAAGTTCCAAAAGGGTGTGTGCATATACGGTGTCCCAGATCAATCAATTGATTGTAGAGCTAGGAGGACCAAAGAACCTTATCACTATGGTCAAAGACCCAACGATGGAATCGCTGTCGGTACTAGCGTCTTGCCCAATGGTTAATATGCTGGTAGGAACCGGTGGTCCGGGACTGGTTAAAGCCTTATTAAAATCCGGGAAAAAAGCCATAGGAGCAGGTGCAGGTAACCCTCCGGTTGTCGTTGATGAGACGGCCAACATAAAAAAAGCGGCGATTGATATTATCACAGGACACTCTTTTGATAATAATATAGTATGTATATTGGAAAAAGAAGTGTTTGTTGTGGATGAAGTAGCCAATGAACTGATTGAAACAATGGTTCAAGAAGGAGCAATGCTTATAAAAGGTGATACGATAAAAGCTTTGCAAGAGTTGATTACATATGAAGATCAAGAAGGCGCTCATGTACGTAAAGAGTGGGTCGGCAAAGATGCTCATACATACTTAGATGCCTTGAATATATCATACGACCAAAAACCAAAGTGCATTATTTGTGAAACAACATTTGAACATCCGTTTGTACAATTGGAGTTATTAATGCCGGTATTACCAATTGTACGTGTCGATAACTTTAAAAAAGGTGTCGAATACGCTGTTAAAGCAGAGCATGGCAACCGACATACAGCAATCTGCCATTCCCAAAATATTGATAACATCACCTACTATGCGAAAGCAATTAATACGACAATTTTTGTCAAAAATGCACCTTCGCTTGCAGGGATAGGTGTCGATAGTGAGTCGGTGGTTAGCTTTACTATAGCCGGACCAACCGGAGAAGGAATTACAACAGCGAAAAACTTTACAAGAGCACGTCATTGTGTCCTTGTTGATGGGTTTAGAATTATATGA
- the mtnA gene encoding S-methyl-5-thioribose-1-phosphate isomerase, with amino-acid sequence MTTVIPAKLNEDKTKLELIDQTLLPNEEVFLYLDQREKIFEAIKMLRVRGAPAIGVAAAYGLYVCMNKMETKDFEAFKKEFTETKDYLATSRPTAVNLFWALDRMQDRFEKEEAKGATIEQMKKALLDESEKVFEEDQAMGKAIGEYGLELLKPGMGLLTHCNAGGIATSGIGTALAPMYLGHEQGYNFKVYADETRPLLQGSRLTAYELYKAGLDVTVICDNMASLVMKEGKIDAVLVGCDRIAANGDAANKIGTSGVAILAKEYGIPMYILGPTSTIDMNTATGQDIEIELRDEEEIGNGFGRRTAPKEVKAYNPAFDVTDAKYITAIITEKGIVRPPYKENLKKLFE; translated from the coding sequence ATTACAACAGTTATTCCAGCAAAATTAAACGAAGATAAGACAAAATTAGAACTTATTGATCAAACGTTATTACCTAATGAGGAAGTGTTCCTCTATTTAGACCAACGGGAAAAGATTTTTGAAGCGATTAAGATGTTACGCGTTCGTGGCGCTCCAGCAATTGGAGTGGCCGCAGCATATGGATTATATGTATGCATGAATAAGATGGAAACAAAAGATTTTGAGGCGTTTAAAAAAGAATTCACAGAGACAAAGGATTATCTTGCCACCAGTCGACCAACCGCAGTTAATCTATTCTGGGCACTAGATCGCATGCAAGACCGCTTTGAAAAAGAAGAGGCAAAAGGTGCAACAATCGAACAAATGAAAAAAGCGCTCTTAGATGAAAGCGAAAAAGTCTTCGAAGAAGACCAAGCTATGGGTAAAGCCATTGGAGAATATGGATTAGAACTACTAAAACCAGGCATGGGTCTTTTAACACACTGTAATGCAGGTGGAATCGCAACATCGGGTATCGGAACAGCATTAGCACCGATGTATTTGGGTCATGAGCAAGGATATAACTTTAAAGTGTATGCGGATGAGACAAGACCCTTGCTTCAAGGTTCCAGATTAACAGCATATGAACTATATAAAGCCGGATTAGACGTAACGGTTATCTGTGATAACATGGCATCCCTTGTTATGAAAGAAGGAAAAATAGACGCCGTGCTTGTAGGCTGTGATCGAATAGCAGCCAATGGAGATGCTGCGAACAAGATAGGTACATCAGGAGTTGCAATCCTCGCCAAAGAATATGGAATTCCAATGTATATCCTTGGACCAACATCAACCATTGACATGAATACTGCAACAGGACAAGACATTGAGATTGAGCTTCGTGATGAAGAAGAAATCGGCAATGGATTTGGCCGAAGAACAGCTCCAAAAGAAGTCAAAGCCTATAACCCTGCTTTTGATGTAACTGATGCAAAGTACATCACCGCTATTATAACAGAGAAGGGAATTGTTCGTCCACCTTACAAGGAGAACTTGAAGAAATTGTTTGAATAG
- a CDS encoding class II aldolase/adducin family protein, translating to MSTYMNEIKIRNAICDVGQKLYDKEFVAANDGNISVKLDDNTLLVTPTAVSKGGMKPDEIVKMTLDGEILSGGKPSSEVKMHIQVYKTNPEIQAVVHAHPPISTAFAVARVPMETPILAEAVVNLGVVPVADFALPGTKEVPESIKPYVRDYNAVLLANHGLLTWGRDLREAFFRMESVEHYGKILLYVKQIGDPREFNCTEIDALLDIRKKIGVSSGGVPACKPAYATETVKPETEDDVKDYNEVELAQAITNEVMRQLHRR from the coding sequence ATGAGTACATATATGAATGAAATCAAGATTCGCAATGCGATTTGTGATGTGGGTCAAAAATTATATGATAAAGAATTTGTGGCGGCCAATGATGGGAACATCTCAGTAAAGCTCGATGATAATACCCTCTTGGTGACACCAACAGCCGTATCAAAGGGTGGTATGAAGCCGGATGAAATCGTTAAGATGACCTTAGATGGGGAAATCTTAAGTGGAGGTAAGCCATCGTCTGAAGTCAAGATGCATATACAAGTCTATAAGACGAACCCTGAGATTCAAGCGGTCGTTCATGCACATCCGCCGATTTCAACAGCCTTTGCAGTGGCGCGGGTGCCCATGGAGACACCGATTCTTGCAGAAGCCGTCGTCAACTTAGGCGTGGTTCCGGTAGCTGATTTTGCGCTACCGGGTACCAAAGAGGTGCCAGAATCTATCAAACCCTATGTGCGGGATTATAATGCGGTACTTCTTGCCAACCATGGATTATTAACATGGGGCAGAGACCTTAGAGAAGCATTTTTTAGGATGGAATCGGTGGAACATTATGGAAAAATTCTTCTGTATGTAAAACAAATCGGAGACCCGAGAGAGTTTAACTGCACAGAAATTGATGCATTATTAGATATTCGTAAAAAGATTGGTGTCTCATCGGGAGGCGTACCGGCATGTAAACCGGCATATGCCACAGAGACGGTAAAACCTGAGACAGAAGACGATGTCAAAGACTATAATGAAGTGGAATTAGCTCAGGCAATTACCAACGAAGTTATGAGACAGCTTCATAGGAGGTGA
- a CDS encoding EutN/CcmL family microcompartment protein, translated as MRIGKVVGNIVSTKKHQTLVGAKFMRVELETKENIIAVDPIGAGIGDDVIITEGHNTIYALSSDVKQPVDAIIIGIVDE; from the coding sequence ATGCGCATTGGAAAAGTCGTTGGAAACATCGTATCAACCAAAAAGCATCAAACGCTCGTAGGAGCTAAGTTTATGCGAGTTGAGCTTGAGACAAAAGAAAATATTATTGCTGTCGATCCGATTGGCGCAGGGATTGGTGATGATGTCATTATTACAGAAGGCCATAACACGATCTATGCACTAAGCAGCGATGTCAAACAACCCGTTGATGCCATTATTATAGGT
- the mtnK gene encoding S-methyl-5-thioribose kinase — protein MSKYVELNEKTVIDYVNSKMEFFRPDAEYVCNEIGDGNLNLVFRVKDTKNNKSVIVKQALPYVRAAGEDWPLDIGRGEIESHILDIEYKLTDGLVPKVYFYDTDMYCMAMEDLDNYIIMRYGLLDYIQYPKFADQISDFLVKTLLLTSDVVMEHKEKKESVKEFINPELCEITEDLVYTEPFHIGARNNMEEAIVKFHQEEIVDDEELAREVAKLKFDFMNNAQALLHGDLHTGSIFVNQDSTKVIDPEFAFYGPMAYDIGALIANLIMNYISTKASLEEGELRQKHEAFLLDAIREVIDQFKAKSLEIWDEVVTDKMAKAKGFKEYYINDVLVNTAGVTGCEMIRRTVGFAHVKDLDGIADDTKRIKAKKDNMHLAKVLIKNRAEIVTGEEYLRLIEKYL, from the coding sequence ATGAGTAAATACGTAGAATTAAATGAAAAAACAGTCATTGATTATGTTAACAGCAAGATGGAGTTCTTTCGACCGGATGCCGAGTATGTGTGCAATGAAATTGGAGATGGAAACTTAAACCTCGTCTTTCGCGTCAAAGATACGAAAAACAATAAAAGTGTTATTGTTAAGCAAGCCCTTCCTTATGTAAGAGCGGCGGGAGAAGATTGGCCTCTTGATATTGGCCGTGGAGAAATTGAATCTCATATCCTAGATATTGAATATAAACTGACCGATGGTTTAGTGCCAAAAGTCTACTTCTATGATACAGATATGTATTGTATGGCGATGGAAGATTTAGATAACTACATTATCATGCGATATGGATTGCTTGACTATATCCAATATCCAAAATTTGCGGATCAAATCAGTGACTTTTTAGTCAAAACACTTTTGCTTACATCCGATGTTGTGATGGAGCATAAAGAGAAAAAAGAAAGTGTCAAAGAATTTATCAATCCGGAGTTATGTGAAATAACAGAAGATTTAGTTTATACAGAACCATTTCATATTGGAGCACGTAATAATATGGAAGAAGCGATTGTTAAGTTCCATCAAGAAGAGATTGTAGATGACGAAGAATTGGCACGAGAAGTGGCTAAGTTAAAATTTGACTTCATGAATAATGCCCAAGCACTTTTACACGGAGACTTGCACACAGGAAGTATCTTTGTCAATCAAGATTCAACAAAAGTTATCGACCCTGAGTTTGCTTTTTATGGTCCGATGGCCTATGACATTGGTGCATTAATCGCCAACTTGATTATGAACTATATATCAACAAAAGCATCGCTTGAAGAGGGCGAGCTTCGCCAAAAACATGAGGCGTTTTTATTGGATGCCATCCGTGAAGTCATCGATCAGTTCAAAGCAAAATCCTTAGAAATATGGGATGAAGTGGTGACGGATAAAATGGCAAAAGCAAAAGGGTTCAAAGAATACTATATCAATGATGTACTTGTTAACACGGCAGGAGTGACAGGGTGCGAGATGATTCGTCGAACAGTAGGATTTGCCCATGTAAAAGACTTAGACGGTATTGCAGATGATACAAAGCGCATCAAAGCCAAAAAAGATAACATGCATTTGGCAAAAGTGCTGATAAAAAATAGAGCAGAAATAGTCACTGGCGAAGAATATCTTCGTTTGATTGAAAAATATTTATAG
- a CDS encoding BMC domain-containing protein, with protein MAIGIIEIQNLVNGYLASDLIMKMVNCDIIHHKKALGGRLITIVFEGSVSDLNLAMDEIKKTYQETTLLKVAEVIANPPDALMKYFEKGVFQ; from the coding sequence ATGGCGATAGGGATTATAGAGATCCAAAACCTTGTTAATGGATACTTAGCAAGTGATTTGATTATGAAAATGGTTAATTGTGACATCATTCATCATAAGAAAGCATTGGGTGGACGATTAATCACCATTGTCTTTGAAGGCAGTGTCTCTGATCTAAACCTTGCTATGGATGAAATAAAAAAGACGTATCAAGAGACAACGTTATTGAAAGTGGCTGAAGTCATTGCGAATCCGCCAGATGCATTAATGAAGTATTTTGAAAAAGGAGTCTTTCAATGA
- the pduL gene encoding phosphate propanoyltransferase → MQVSERMIALVTTRVLQQITQEQGYQYAVPIGISNRHVHLKKSDVEMLFGKGYTLQKLKDLKQTGEYACQETVTLITERQGKTYKIDNVRILGPERDQTQVEISATDARQLKLNPPVRNSGNLERSEPITLQGPHGSVTIENGCIIATRHLHLSTEDAKHMNIKSGDEVSVLLGDEKSGRMDHVSCKVHENYVLELHIDTDDGNAFRVQSGDMATVLLP, encoded by the coding sequence ATGCAAGTTAGTGAACGCATGATTGCCTTAGTCACAACAAGAGTGCTTCAACAGATTACCCAAGAACAAGGGTATCAATATGCCGTGCCTATTGGAATATCCAATCGGCACGTGCACCTAAAAAAAAGCGACGTGGAAATGTTGTTTGGCAAAGGCTATACGTTACAAAAACTCAAAGATTTAAAACAAACAGGAGAATATGCATGTCAAGAGACGGTGACGCTGATAACAGAGCGTCAAGGTAAGACATATAAGATAGACAATGTACGTATTCTTGGCCCTGAACGTGACCAAACCCAAGTTGAGATATCAGCCACCGATGCACGTCAGTTAAAGTTAAATCCACCGGTACGTAACTCCGGAAATCTAGAACGTTCTGAACCGATTACATTACAAGGTCCCCATGGTAGCGTGACAATTGAAAACGGATGCATTATTGCAACAAGACACTTGCACTTATCAACAGAAGATGCAAAACATATGAATATAAAATCGGGTGACGAAGTATCCGTTTTACTTGGTGATGAAAAATCCGGACGTATGGATCATGTCAGTTGTAAAGTACATGAAAATTATGTATTAGAACTACATATCGACACAGATGACGGCAATGCATTTCGGGTTCAAAGTGGAGATATGGCTACGGTCTTATTACCTTAA
- a CDS encoding ABC transporter permease, giving the protein MLKNEPKQKIDLFQFFYKYGTILVTVLAVLFFTIRLENFMNFNNITNIFRSVSIVGLIALAITMALTVDGFDLSVGAVAGFASVIAAKIMVIWEMNPIWAITIPLVVGVLVGMVNAFLIIKVGISDMLTTLSMMFLLTGISITFQNGTAIYNYMPLPDNAGIAPGMMHPAYLFIGQGKIFGIPFPVILMLTVVIIVHIFLNYTKYGRYLYMVGGNEEAAKLSGIPTKKYRLLAYIFSGFIAALGGLVLGARLGSGEVDAGGSYLMDAVAAAFIGFSVLGIGKANAFGTLLGALLMGILLNGLIMMDFPYYSQDIVKGIVLIIALGLTYYKKKD; this is encoded by the coding sequence ATGTTAAAAAACGAGCCTAAACAAAAAATAGATTTATTTCAGTTCTTTTATAAGTACGGCACGATTTTAGTAACTGTATTAGCCGTATTGTTCTTTACAATTCGATTAGAAAATTTTATGAACTTCAATAATATCACCAATATTTTTCGATCCGTATCTATTGTAGGATTAATCGCCCTTGCGATTACCATGGCACTGACTGTTGATGGATTTGATTTATCTGTAGGTGCTGTGGCAGGATTTGCATCTGTAATCGCTGCAAAAATCATGGTTATCTGGGAAATGAATCCGATATGGGCGATTACAATTCCCTTAGTCGTAGGTGTCTTGGTAGGTATGGTGAATGCCTTCTTAATTATCAAAGTAGGTATCTCAGACATGTTGACAACACTCTCGATGATGTTTTTATTAACAGGAATCTCTATTACATTCCAAAATGGTACGGCGATATACAACTACATGCCACTACCAGATAATGCAGGTATTGCACCTGGGATGATGCATCCGGCGTATCTGTTTATTGGACAAGGCAAGATATTTGGTATTCCGTTTCCGGTTATCTTGATGCTCACAGTGGTCATCATTGTACACATCTTTTTAAACTATACAAAATACGGACGTTACCTATATATGGTTGGAGGTAATGAAGAAGCGGCAAAACTTTCTGGAATCCCAACAAAAAAATATCGATTATTAGCTTACATCTTTTCAGGGTTCATTGCAGCGCTTGGTGGTTTGGTTTTAGGTGCCAGATTAGGTTCAGGTGAAGTTGATGCAGGTGGATCGTACTTGATGGATGCAGTAGCTGCAGCCTTTATTGGATTCTCAGTCTTAGGAATTGGAAAAGCCAATGCCTTTGGAACTTTACTTGGAGCGCTTTTGATGGGAATCTTATTAAATGGATTGATTATGATGGACTTCCCATACTATTCCCAAGATATTGTTAAAGGAATCGTATTAATTATAGCCTTAGGATTAACCTATTATAAGAAGAAAGATTAA
- a CDS encoding BMC domain-containing protein, producing the protein MIGSSVRGNALGMLEVCGYATALIVISEIYQNMDIHVVAININKPAVAVLEKIPLQAQIKFQGSIDQVRAAMELGYEVALKYNEPEDIIQSTIANPHPGIQKLIESSK; encoded by the coding sequence ATGATAGGCTCGTCGGTACGTGGTAATGCACTGGGAATGCTAGAAGTTTGCGGTTATGCAACAGCTCTTATTGTTATCAGTGAAATATATCAGAATATGGACATCCATGTTGTAGCGATTAATATTAATAAACCGGCGGTGGCGGTTCTTGAGAAGATTCCACTGCAGGCGCAGATTAAGTTTCAAGGCAGTATTGATCAAGTTCGAGCGGCAATGGAGCTGGGATATGAAGTGGCATTAAAATACAACGAACCCGAAGACATCATTCAATCAACCATCGCCAACCCGCATCCAGGAATACAAAAGTTAATAGAAAGCTCAAAATAA
- a CDS encoding BMC domain-containing protein — protein MGNAIGFIETRGLTAALEAADNMLKSAEVELVGMEKIGSGLITVTIQGDVGAVKAATEAGSEAASRLGELIAVHVIPRPHNNMASILPKM, from the coding sequence ATGGGAAATGCAATTGGTTTTATAGAGACAAGAGGTCTAACGGCGGCATTAGAAGCAGCTGATAATATGCTTAAATCAGCAGAAGTTGAACTCGTAGGTATGGAAAAAATCGGCTCTGGATTAATTACTGTAACAATTCAAGGCGATGTAGGTGCGGTAAAGGCGGCTACAGAAGCAGGATCAGAAGCTGCATCCAGATTGGGAGAATTGATTGCTGTTCATGTGATTCCACGTCCACATAACAACATGGCATCAATTTTGCCAAAAATGTAA
- a CDS encoding sugar ABC transporter ATP-binding protein, translated as MNMSRLEMKGITKSFPGVKALDQVDFSVGSQEIHALIGANGAGKSTLMKILAGAYQGYEGTISIDDEVKAIESPIDAKAHGVVIVYQEVDTALVPHLTVAENIMMDEIISPQQKTMLNWKKIKKQARKELEALGLDIDVNKLVSDLTLSQKQMVLIGRAVYQKAKFLILDEPTAPLSLEETEKLFKIVSKLKQDGMSIIFISHRLDEVFQISEKITVLRDGQYVGTYNASETCIDNIVEKMLGRKLENTYPKHIGDIGKEVLKIRDLTGTGGIHHVDLTLHEGEIIGLAGLVGGGKTELCKLIFGEGNITQGTIELNAKQVVNKNPAIAVKNGFALVPEERRKEGILVHESIETNLTLPTLDKYCKYSFMNRIKMKKVSKDNIEKVGIKTPTEKQIVANLSGGNQQKVAIGKWLLSDAQVYIFDEPTKGVDVGSKAEIYRLIGELVKAGKSVIYATCEFPEILGLTDRTYVMYNGTIAKELITKETDEEELLLYSTGGGQNVKKRA; from the coding sequence GTGAATATGAGTCGATTAGAAATGAAAGGAATAACAAAATCATTTCCGGGAGTTAAGGCTCTTGATCAAGTAGATTTTTCAGTAGGCAGTCAAGAAATTCATGCACTTATTGGTGCCAATGGTGCAGGAAAAAGTACGTTAATGAAAATTCTTGCAGGTGCATATCAAGGGTACGAAGGAACGATTAGCATTGATGATGAAGTAAAAGCAATTGAAAGCCCAATCGATGCCAAAGCTCACGGAGTAGTCATTGTATATCAGGAAGTTGATACAGCGTTAGTGCCTCATTTAACCGTGGCAGAAAATATAATGATGGATGAAATTATTAGTCCGCAACAAAAAACAATGCTGAATTGGAAAAAAATCAAAAAACAAGCACGAAAAGAATTGGAAGCTTTAGGGTTAGATATTGATGTTAACAAATTGGTAAGTGACTTAACATTATCTCAAAAGCAGATGGTACTGATTGGACGTGCGGTTTATCAAAAAGCGAAGTTTTTAATCTTGGATGAACCAACAGCTCCACTTAGTTTAGAAGAAACAGAAAAACTATTTAAAATTGTGTCGAAGCTAAAACAAGATGGAATGAGCATTATATTTATAAGTCATCGTTTAGATGAAGTATTTCAAATAAGTGAAAAAATTACGGTGCTAAGAGACGGCCAATATGTGGGAACATATAATGCCTCTGAGACATGCATTGATAATATAGTAGAAAAAATGTTGGGGCGTAAGTTGGAAAACACCTATCCCAAACATATCGGTGACATCGGTAAAGAAGTTTTGAAGATACGTGATTTAACAGGGACCGGCGGAATACATCATGTGGACTTAACGTTGCACGAAGGAGAAATCATTGGTCTGGCAGGACTTGTCGGCGGTGGTAAGACAGAACTATGCAAGTTGATTTTTGGAGAAGGTAATATTACCCAAGGAACCATTGAACTCAATGCAAAACAAGTCGTTAATAAAAATCCGGCGATTGCGGTTAAAAACGGATTCGCACTTGTCCCTGAAGAACGAAGAAAAGAAGGGATATTGGTTCATGAATCGATAGAAACCAATCTAACATTACCCACATTAGACAAGTATTGTAAGTATTCTTTTATGAATCGTATCAAGATGAAAAAAGTGTCAAAAGATAATATTGAAAAAGTTGGGATCAAAACACCCACAGAAAAGCAGATTGTTGCAAATCTAAGTGGTGGAAACCAACAAAAAGTTGCAATTGGAAAATGGCTGCTATCTGACGCACAAGTCTATATCTTTGATGAGCCGACAAAAGGTGTTGATGTAGGTAGTAAAGCAGAAATATATCGGCTTATTGGTGAATTGGTTAAGGCGGGAAAAAGTGTTATCTATGCGACCTGTGAATTCCCCGAAATCCTAGGGTTAACCGATCGAACCTATGTCATGTATAACGGAACCATAGCCAAAGAGCTTATTACCAAAGAAACAGATGAAGAAGAATTATTATTATACTCTACCGGAGGTGGCCAAAATGTTAAAAAACGAGCCTAA
- a CDS encoding sugar ABC transporter substrate-binding protein — translation MRKGIAILLTLIMSLTLVGCQGSSDEVADSGTDSTPVVSEDATSEDTQETSGDNETVNADIPSAIQGKTLKMALIKEWGTGTHMITHINGVKDEAARYGIELSVIDANNDLAKMAEGIDNAVTNKMDAILISHGKADALTGAVQKALEAGIPVIVFDNDFDIPEEIHQGKLVSLDQYDLMMGLLSQMALVQELDGKGKVVYNRVANVPPTDKRHRIWEGGILPTYTGLEVTNTIDLGTDNPMPKAQTALETLLTTGSEIDAVYAVWDEYAKGFYNALVVEQQASGRTIPLYSVDISDQDLAMMQDHPEIWRASAAVDPTVVGQVQIRLALKALAGEKIPRYYSLKPVLVHVDDLPSKDERRVTMADLAEFYDGWGYTTDFLEDWMLALEQAQ, via the coding sequence ATGAGAAAAGGGATTGCAATTTTACTAACACTAATCATGAGTTTAACGTTGGTGGGGTGTCAAGGTAGTAGTGATGAAGTAGCAGATAGTGGAACAGATTCAACGCCAGTGGTAAGCGAAGACGCAACAAGTGAAGATACGCAAGAGACGTCAGGGGACAATGAGACAGTTAATGCAGACATACCTTCGGCGATTCAAGGAAAAACTTTGAAGATGGCTCTTATTAAAGAGTGGGGAACTGGAACACACATGATTACACATATTAATGGTGTAAAAGATGAAGCAGCTAGATACGGGATTGAGTTAAGCGTTATCGATGCTAATAATGACTTGGCAAAGATGGCAGAAGGTATTGACAATGCCGTGACGAATAAGATGGATGCAATATTAATCTCTCACGGTAAAGCAGATGCATTAACCGGTGCGGTTCAAAAAGCTTTGGAAGCTGGAATTCCTGTTATCGTTTTTGATAATGACTTTGATATTCCAGAAGAAATTCATCAAGGAAAGCTTGTATCTCTTGATCAATATGACTTAATGATGGGGCTTTTATCACAGATGGCACTTGTTCAAGAACTTGACGGAAAAGGCAAAGTTGTCTATAACCGTGTTGCCAATGTACCTCCAACAGATAAACGTCACCGTATTTGGGAAGGTGGAATCCTACCAACATACACAGGTCTTGAAGTAACCAATACGATTGACTTAGGTACAGATAACCCAATGCCAAAAGCACAAACAGCTTTAGAGACATTATTGACAACAGGTAGTGAAATTGACGCTGTATATGCAGTATGGGATGAATATGCAAAAGGATTTTATAATGCATTAGTTGTAGAACAACAAGCATCTGGACGTACGATTCCATTATATTCTGTGGATATCTCAGACCAAGACTTGGCGATGATGCAAGATCACCCAGAAATCTGGAGAGCTTCAGCAGCTGTTGACCCAACCGTTGTAGGTCAAGTTCAGATTCGTTTAGCGCTTAAAGCGTTAGCAGGTGAAAAAATTCCTCGTTACTATTCATTAAAACCAGTACTTGTTCATGTAGATGATCTACCATCAAAAGATGAACGACGTGTAACAATGGCAGATTTGGCAGAATTCTATGATGGCTGGGGTTATACAACAGACTTCTTAGAAGATTGGATGCTTGCTTTAGAACAAGCACAATAA
- a CDS encoding BMC domain-containing protein, which translates to MMGSSIGFIETRGLTAALEAADNMLKTAQVELVGTEKIGSGLITVVVKGEVGAVKAATEAGADTASRLGELVAVHVIPRPHDDLIKILPVLK; encoded by the coding sequence TTGATGGGAAGTTCAATAGGATTTATAGAAACCAGAGGTCTTACAGCAGCATTAGAAGCGGCCGATAACATGTTAAAAACAGCACAAGTTGAACTTGTAGGAACAGAAAAAATCGGATCCGGATTAATTACAGTTGTTGTGAAAGGAGAAGTAGGCGCGGTAAAAGCGGCAACAGAAGCAGGAGCGGATACGGCAAGTCGATTAGGTGAACTCGTTGCAGTTCATGTAATTCCAAGACCTCACGATGATTTAATTAAAATTTTGCCGGTGCTGAAATAA